From Echinicola jeungdonensis, the proteins below share one genomic window:
- a CDS encoding DUF983 domain-containing protein — MKSKLAAILTAKCPRCRKGSLFPVTLLSFRKLSAVNSTCPHCKVVLEPEPDFFYGAMYVSYALSVALFICVMVVLNFVFGDPGILVYISSVAGTNVLFLPLMLRYSKVLYLYAAGKIKFDPNLNQ, encoded by the coding sequence ATGAAAAGTAAGTTGGCTGCTATTTTGACAGCAAAATGCCCCAGATGCCGGAAGGGGAGCCTTTTTCCGGTTACATTATTAAGTTTTAGAAAGCTTTCGGCAGTCAATTCAACCTGTCCTCATTGTAAGGTAGTTCTGGAACCAGAGCCAGATTTTTTCTATGGTGCTATGTATGTGAGCTATGCTTTGTCAGTAGCATTGTTTATCTGTGTCATGGTTGTCCTGAATTTTGTCTTTGGCGACCCAGGCATTTTGGTTTATATTAGTTCTGTTGCCGGGACCAATGTTTTATTCCTGCCATTGATGCTCAGGTACTCAAAAGTCTTGTATTTGTATGCAGCCGGGAAAATCAAGTTTGACCCCAATCTT